In Nitrospiria bacterium, the genomic window GTCTCTACGGTCGTATTCAGTTCCTGGGCGATGGCTCAGACGGGCGGCGGGTATATGATGAGTGATGAAGGCCGTCACTACGGTTTGATGGGCGGCTACTTTTGGTGGTGGGGACTGTACGGCCTGGTCAGGGCGGCGATCGTCCTGTTCGGCCTGTGGCTGCTTTATCGCATCACCGTCGCGGTCGAAAAGATCGCGGGTTCGAAGCTGAAAGGGGGATGATGATGGCCAACGAAGAGATGTGCGAACTGCCGGCCTACCGGGTTTCGGACGAGGAAGCCCGCAGGGTGATGGACCGATACAAAACGATCGCGGTGGTCGGTCTGTCCGGCAATCCCGAAAAACCGAGTCACTATGTTCCGAAGTATCTTATAGAGCACGGCTACACCGTCATTCCGGTGAACCCGACGGCCAAGGGAGAAATCCTGGGTCAAAAAGTTTATGCCGGCCTGAAGGATGTTCCGCAGAAGATCGAGATCGTCGATATTTTCCGGCCGCCGAAAGATGTTCCTCCGATTGTGGAGGCCGCGATCGCCATCGGAGCGAAGGTGGTCTGGATGCAGGAGGGGATCGTGAACAACGCCGCGGCCGAGAGGGCCAAAGCCGCGGGCCTGACCGTCATCATGGACAAATGCATGATGAAGGTCCATCGCATGCGTTAGCGTGCGCAATGTGACGGGGCCGCAGCGCCACCCGTTCGGTTGATTTATTTTCCGCGCCTCCTTTTTTGCCCCCTCTCTCGTCTCGGGGGCGCCGGTCTCTCGTTCGAAATTATTTTGCCGCCCTCATCCACCAGCCGGAAGTCGGCTTGGCGTTTGATCAGGTCCACTTTTTCGACCCGGACCTTGACGCGATCCGCGAGCCGGAAGATCCGTCGGCGACGGCGGCCTATCAGTCGGTGCTGCTTTTCTTCGTAGATGTAATAGTCGTCCGGGATCGAACTGATATGGACCAGCCCTTCCACGAACATTTCTTCCAACTCGACGAAGAACCCGAACGCCGTCACGCCCGTGATGAAGCCGAAATACTCCTCGCCTTCCTTGTCCGACAGAAAACGGACCTTCTTTAAGTCCACCGCCTCGCGCTCGGCCTCCATCGACGCGCGTTCACGTTCCGAGCTGGTCTGTGCGATTTCGGGCAGGAGTTTTTGGAGCAGGTCCAGGCGATGGGCCGAAAATGCCTTCTGATGAAGCAGCTCTTTGACCAGACGATGGACGATCAGGTCTGGATACCGTCGGATCGGCGAGGTGAAGTGTGTATAGTCTTCGAACGCCAGGCCGAAATGGCCGACGTTTTGGGTCGAATATTTGGCCTGCTTCATCGATCGCAGCAGCACATGATTGATCAGCCGTTCCTCGGGCCGCCCCTTGACCTGATCGAGAACGGATTGAAAGGCCTTCGGTCGGATTTTTCCGGCGTCCGATCCGGATTTAGGATTTGCGAACCGCAATCCGAAGCTTCCGATGAACTGGACGAAGTCGTGGATCTTTTCGGGGTCCGGCACGTCATGAATGCGGTAGATGAACGGGATTTTCAGTTCCGTCATATGCTCGGCTACGGTCCGGTTGGCCGCCAGCATGAATTCCTCGATCATCCGGTGGGCGATATGGCGTTCCTCGCGGATGATGTCCGTGGTCTGGCCCTGGAGGTCCAAAATAATCTCCGGTTCGGGCAGGTCGAAATCGATGCTTCCGTTTTGCGCGCGGACCGCCATGAGCCGGCGACAGAGCTCTTCCATCAACTCAAAATCATGAAGGAGATAATCATACGTCCGGCGCAATTCCGGGTCCTTATCCACCAGGATCTTCTTGACGGCCGTGTAGGTCATCCGTTCGTTGCTCCGGATGACGCTTTCATAGATATCGTACTCCGCCCGTTGTCCTTGAGCGTCAAACACCATCTCCGCCGTCAGGGTGAGCCGGTCGACCTTGGGATTGAGGCTGCAGATTCCGTTCGACAGTCGTTCGGGAAACATCGGAACGACCTGGTCGGGGAAATAGACGCTCGTGCCCCGGTGGCGGGCCTCCAGATCGAGCGGGGAATCCCAGGGGACGTAATGGCCGACATCGGCGATATGGACCCAGAGCCGGATCCGGCCGTGGGGCAGCCGTTGGACCGAAACGGCGTCGTCGAAATCACGCGCCCGTTCGCCGTCAATCGTGACGGTGTTGAGATTCCGAAGATCTCGCCGGGTTCGGATGCCGTCGGCCGCGACCGTTTCTGGAACGGCCTCGGTGTCGAGGAGGACCTTCTTGGGAAACACCTTGGGAAGACCGAATTCGGCGATCACCATCTCGGTGTCGATCTTGGGATCGCCGGCCTGTCCCAGGACCTGAACGATTTTTCCTTCCGGGTTCCGGTTTTGGGTGGGGTAGGACACGATCTCGGCCACGACCAAGTCGCCGTCTTTCGCACCGGCGGCGCTGTCGGGGCTGACATACACGTCCCGGCCGATCCGCTTTTCGGTGGGAACGATGAACCCGAACTCCCGGCCCGACTCAAACCGGCCGACGATCTGGGTCATCCCCCGTTCCAGGACGCGGATGATCCGTCCTTCCCGTCGGCCGTCCGCCTTGGTCGCCTCGATCCTCGCCACGACGCGGTCGCCGTGCATCGCCTCCAGCATATTTCGTCGGCCGATAAAGAGATCCGGCTCCCCGGTTTTCTCGGAGAGAACAAACCCGAATCCGTCCGGATGGCATTGAAGTCGGCCGGTCACCAGGTTCATCTTTCCGGGGAGGCCGTAGCGGTTGTCCTTGATCTCGACCAACTCGCCGTCTCGTATGATTTCCTGCAAACGTGCGAGAAACGCCGAGCGGTGTTTCTTCGGGATGCCGAGCGAGCGCATCAGTTCTCGGAGTAACATGGGATGCGCGGTCTGTTTCTCGATCCGTTTGAGGATTTCTTGGCGTGATGGAAAGATCGGAATCGAAGGATCTCCTAAGAACGTTTTATGATTTGAGCGACCCTATCTACCAGCGGACGAGGGCTCCGCCCCAGTTCAAACCGCCGCCGAACGCGCCGAGGTAGATCCAATCTCCGGGCCGGACGCGTCGGCTCCGGATGAGATGATCCAGCGCCATGGGAAGCGAAGCGGAGGAGGTATTGCCGTACCGATCCAGCGTCATTACGAGCCGGTCCCGCGAAATGCAAAGCCGTTTGGCCACGGCCGAGAGAATCCGGGTGTTGGCCTGATGGAAGACAAAGTGGTGGATGTCCGAAGGCTGAAGACGATGGGACTTTAGGATCTCGTGCGTCACAGCGGTCAGCCGCTGGACGGCGGCCTTGAAAAGCGACCCCCCCTTCATCCGGATAACGTGCTGCTCTTCGGCCAGGCTCCGCTTGCTGATCGGCCGCCTTGAACCCCCGGCCGGGATCTGGATCATCCCGGACCTTGAACCGTCCGAGTAGAGACGGATCGAGAGAAGGCCGGATTCACCCTCGCTCGGCTTGAGAACGACCGCGCCCGCTCCGTCGCCAAAAAGGATGGCGGTCGCCGGATCGGACCGGTTCAAAAAACGGGACTTGACCTCGGCCGCAACGGCCGCTACGGTTTTCGCCCGTCCGGATCGAATGAACTGCTCCGCGACCGAGAGCGCGAAC contains:
- a CDS encoding CoA-binding protein encodes the protein MANEEMCELPAYRVSDEEARRVMDRYKTIAVVGLSGNPEKPSHYVPKYLIEHGYTVIPVNPTAKGEILGQKVYAGLKDVPQKIEIVDIFRPPKDVPPIVEAAIAIGAKVVWMQEGIVNNAAAERAKAAGLTVIMDKCMMKVHRMR
- the rnr gene encoding ribonuclease R — protein: MPIFPSRQEILKRIEKQTAHPMLLRELMRSLGIPKKHRSAFLARLQEIIRDGELVEIKDNRYGLPGKMNLVTGRLQCHPDGFGFVLSEKTGEPDLFIGRRNMLEAMHGDRVVARIEATKADGRREGRIIRVLERGMTQIVGRFESGREFGFIVPTEKRIGRDVYVSPDSAAGAKDGDLVVAEIVSYPTQNRNPEGKIVQVLGQAGDPKIDTEMVIAEFGLPKVFPKKVLLDTEAVPETVAADGIRTRRDLRNLNTVTIDGERARDFDDAVSVQRLPHGRIRLWVHIADVGHYVPWDSPLDLEARHRGTSVYFPDQVVPMFPERLSNGICSLNPKVDRLTLTAEMVFDAQGQRAEYDIYESVIRSNERMTYTAVKKILVDKDPELRRTYDYLLHDFELMEELCRRLMAVRAQNGSIDFDLPEPEIILDLQGQTTDIIREERHIAHRMIEEFMLAANRTVAEHMTELKIPFIYRIHDVPDPEKIHDFVQFIGSFGLRFANPKSGSDAGKIRPKAFQSVLDQVKGRPEERLINHVLLRSMKQAKYSTQNVGHFGLAFEDYTHFTSPIRRYPDLIVHRLVKELLHQKAFSAHRLDLLQKLLPEIAQTSSERERASMEAEREAVDLKKVRFLSDKEGEEYFGFITGVTAFGFFVELEEMFVEGLVHISSIPDDYYIYEEKQHRLIGRRRRRIFRLADRVKVRVEKVDLIKRQADFRLVDEGGKIISNERPAPPRRERGQKRRRGK
- a CDS encoding beta-ketoacyl-ACP synthase III, giving the protein MIAQIAGTGFYVPERRVTNQDLAVSVHLDDAGIQKRTGIQERRWVRKNQAASDLATEAVRAALEQAGCEAMDLEAIILATTSPDMWFPSTACLVQKNLHAPNAFAMDVSASCSGFLFALSVAEQFIRSGRAKTVAAVAAEVKSRFLNRSDPATAILFGDGAGAVVLKPSEGESGLLSIRLYSDGSRSGMIQIPAGGSRRPISKRSLAEEQHVIRMKGGSLFKAAVQRLTAVTHEILKSHRLQPSDIHHFVFHQANTRILSAVAKRLCISRDRLVMTLDRYGNTSSASLPMALDHLIRSRRVRPGDWIYLGAFGGGLNWGGALVRW